TGgaaaattctcagaaattaaTCATATTTTCATCAGTTGAAAGACTAGGTGAGGATAGCAATTGTTAGGTACAATTTCCTTCAGAGTTTAAGTTACAGCAAATAGTTTGCTCTCTGCAAATGTGATGGGCTTGGTGGATTCTCATGCTTGGACTTGAATGGTGCACAAATTCTGACAATCACAGGGAAGGTGAAGGgtcagagaaaagaaaatttgtgaagttaaacattttctgatttgttttcaCCAAAAAGTTAATGGTCAGTTAAAGGTTAAGGTACCAATCACACTTCCTCAAAATCGATGGCAATTCTTGGACCCTGAATTGCAAACACCAGTTCAACCTCTGTCAGTGAAATCACTTTCAGCTAAATTTAGTACccatgaaatttcttttactaGTGAATAAAAAGTTCATTCATTCAAGTcttggaaaacctggaaagtcatGAATAGAGACTAGAGGACTAGGAATTCCTGGAAATCCTAACTCGAGCAATTAGGTTTCAAGAATTTATGTGGAAAGAAATTCATCTAAACCATAAGGAGagttgattttgaaaaattgggaatgaaagggtgCAAGGTGAAATTTGGAGTCATGGAAAAATCCATCTGAGTCCTGAAGGAGTccatgaaatttgtttctgaaaaagggtacaAACCCTGTGAATAGAAAAACAATGTATTCACCAAACGCACCTGAGGAACAGAAATGATCCCTTGGTACCTAGTGCCCTCCCTGGTTTTAAGAGATAAGACATCAGTGTATGAAATGATAAGGACAGTAAACAACAACTTGGTTGATggtttgaatattttatttcttttttattctttattgaGAACCAAGGTTTATtcctcctaaaaaaaaaaaaaaaaagaaaagagaatgtACTGTTAGTTTGGAAATATTCCTTGAAATTTCATGATGATAAGGGTGGTGTTTAGACAATGACATTACTTCATTAGCTCCTAACTGCACCTGTATTCAATCAACACAAGTATGCTATGACCAAGTATGCTATGACCAAGTTCAAGTTTACATCCAATTTGGCCCGTGTAATACAATTAAAGACCTTGGGAATTGCATTCAAGTCTAAATTTTTAGTTTGATGGCATCCTAACTGAGCTACAGGCAAGTACATATTTGCTGGTACAAATTACCTGTGAACTGATTGAAAATAGAATTTGACCATCATTTATTAGCTGCAACTGACTTTGGATATTAACATGAATCAACCAGAAAGAAAACTGCAAGTCAACAGAGACAAGGACGTGCATTGACATCCTGATATGGCTCTGGAAATGGAAATTCATgctaaaaacaattaaaatataattgatTAAGAGCAGCTTAATACCTACCGGAATTTCTATTTCATTGTCATTGATCTTGTCAATGATATCATGAGGAGGCTGTCCATCTACTGTGCAGCCAACTGATTGACATGTTCCCAGGATCTCCTTGACAGTACCTGACAGTAAACGAGCCATTGATCGCGGCCTCATGGTTTTGGCAATCTCAATAATTTGATCCAAGGTCAAATTACCATTGTGTTTGActgttcaataaaaaaatttagttgGATATCAGAACACAATGTTTTAGTACCAAGTTCTTTATCAGAACCAAAAAAAGATTGTCATAAAGGAATATGGAAACTTCACATAATGTTAAGATAAACTCAGCTGAACAAGCATTCCAGCCAGGCAAAACTCAAACATAATTCTTACACTAATATCCTGAAGTTGTTTTTGGACCAAGACCAAATTCTGAAAAAGTGTCGAGGAATGCTTAGCCTGCAATGGTATGGCATTGCATCAAGGCAGGGAGAAATTAAACCATATTTCAACCTCACAAAAACTTACTTAGTTACATGTATGCTCAAGCCACTCAGTTTGAGTACATGGTTCCCTTTTCTTGTTAATGATCATTAATCAATAGAATAGTTTGGTATTTACAGATGAAATCAACACTGACTTCCATAaaagaccaagacagaattgcTCCTCACAAAATCAGTagaaaatcaatcaaataagtgatgagaatgatggggattattagttgatctgatACCGAATTCTCCCAATGAACATCCTAACAATTGTATGGCAGATGGTAAGGAGAAGTACTAACAAGATCATGGGAGTAAACAGGTTAGAGCCAAATCAGCATCTCACCGAGTTTTGCCAATCTTACTCCTACTGCAGAAACAAAAGTCAGTGTATTACTCCAGGCAATCTCAACTTGAACAATTTGGCAAATTCCCACAGAATTCAGAATTAGAACAAGCCTGTACTTGTTGTTGGTCTTAGTTGTTTGAGTGGTCCAAATTACCAATTTAAGCAATAGACTGCACCCTATATTGAATGTCCTAGCATACATGTAATAACCCACAGAGATGTTAGAAGAACACTTAGAACAATTATAACCAATGAGCTGAATGCTAGTTCATCAACATAGAGTGACTAAGGCTAAGGATTTAACAtataataaatgaaagtttgtaaccaatcagagtgcatcATGTGACATCATTTAATTCAGTATTTTAAAGAATTCCATGCAATTTTAGTAAATTATGCTGGTTACCACATGAATGGGAGAATACTGTTCTTCATATAAATggataaccctttacaccctaacaccagtaACCATATCCTCTACACTCTTCTCTGTACACTTCCTTTGATACTGACAAGGGGAAAGCATTTAGTAATCAAAGCTTCTTGGGTTtgcaatcattttttaatattctcatgATATTGATAGATGATTTAGCATTACAATTGTGAGGAGAActtagatgctgatcactcttagggtttaaagggttaaactaaagGATGGTATCAATCACCCATTACACCACTGAGAACACAGAAGTAGATTACTAACTATTTTTGACTTTCTTGCGATCCCTTTGTGGTTCTTTCAGAGCTCTGATGATGAGTGATGATGCACTTGGTACAACTGACACCTTGGCCTGCCTGTTCTGGATTGTCAACTGGACAGTGATACGTAACCCCTTCCAGTCCCCTGTTGCCTTGGCGATGTCATCTCCAACTTTTTTGGGTGACtgaaagttgaataacaaaTGATGCAGTTACAATAAATAGTATAATGTTTACATGTGAGGTATAATtatctatttttattaaaatgttctGTTGACTAATGAACCTTGGTTTGCATTCCTGAGGCTTAATCAGGTTTAAGTAAGGATGTACGTTATTAATCAATTCAGGAATTTTACACATGTGCTACCTGCAGGAAGATTCGTCCTCACAAGTCTACTACTACCACAAataaacgagaaaaaaattcatcagaaccaggtaaaataaaacaaaaatattgtatttcTCACCAAACCAAGAGGACCGATCTTAGGTGCTAGAGCAGATGTGGCACCAACCTCTCCACCGGTTGCTCTGAGGTAgactaacaaaaaaagaagcttttatAACACGACACCAAGAGAAACTCAAGTCGAAATTGTAGGATTTGATTCCATGTGGTTTACTTACTGATTTTGATCTCATTAGGATCGAACTTAGGAGGCATTTTTCTAACGGATGGAGGTGTGATTTAGGTTTGATGGCTGTGTGGATGAGTTTTTTTCAAACCCGACCAATTTCTCGATTAGATTGAGTGTTGCACAGCCACTACGAAAGAGGAAGGAGAGAGGGGGTACATCCGGGATATCCAGAGTGACGCTCACAGAGAGGCCTGGGTCTTTGTTATTCTGGTCAGCGGTTATTCGCTTAAGGCGTCGTTGTTCTCAACACAACGCATTCCAAAACAGCTTGAAGGGGGCTGGGAGCGTGCAGATTTTCGTGTTAGTGATATTTCCAACTCTTTAGAGCTTTAAGTAAAGAACCTGTTGTTTATATTTTCCACTCTTGGTGGCACTTACGGTCATTGAAACCATCTGGAGCAAACGGTATCGTCAAAAGACACTACGGAAGCCACGGTAAGCGATTTCACACAGTGGTCTTATTCAAATCATTCAGAATGATGCCTCCTACACTCGACTTGCTTCGTTGAATACTTGCAGGAAGGGCGTTCATTGAACATTTTTGGATTGTTTAAGAAACCGCTCACAGTGGAACATGATAAATCTTAAACAAGCTGGTTGGATTGGTAAGAAACTTACATTAAACCTCAGAGTATAAAATTCACATTGCTCTTGTAGCTATACGTTTAGCGTGAAATTCTTCATTAGAACACGAAATTTATTATTTAAGATAAAGCATAACTTTCTTACTGATAAAACTTTCTCTAAATTCGAACTTGTTCTCgtttttatcttcatttcttaCCTAGAGTTCTTTCCCAACTTTGATCTTTCGAAGTATACTGTCAATAGTGGTCACATTTTATCTACATAAATGTAAGACCTAGTTAATGTACACTCGTACAATTAATTTTGTCTTGAAtacaaaatctt
This region of Pocillopora verrucosa isolate sample1 chromosome 3, ASM3666991v2, whole genome shotgun sequence genomic DNA includes:
- the LOC131771957 gene encoding large ribosomal subunit protein uL11 — protein: MPPKFDPNEIKIIYLRATGGEVGATSALAPKIGPLGLSPKKVGDDIAKATGDWKGLRITVQLTIQNRQAKVSVVPSASSLIIRALKEPQRDRKKVKNIKHNGNLTLDQIIEIAKTMRPRSMARLLSGTVKEILGTCQSVGCTVDGQPPHDIIDKINDNEIEIPEE